Proteins encoded together in one Rhizobium leguminosarum bv. trifolii WSM1325 window:
- a CDS encoding Flp pilus assembly protein CpaB (TIGRFAM: Flp pilus assembly protein CpaB~KEGG: ret:RHE_PE00151 hypothetical protein), whose amino-acid sequence MNWKLIAAVIVGLITGVLLYFWTESVKNEQVAYAFMRLQPDRKVTRGQAITPDMLAEPVMLPESFGALAKLAVPAASAYQEWLKDRTAASDIPAGSVLLFQYFDDTDGGRLTTMIAPGKRALTLPVNAAAAVGHFVEPGSYVDILGTVDEPVEPVAPAAATQPGAPGQPAALPGQPAVPGQAPPAAGQPQAPAQPQSPVEQMLKNYLTQYPGADENDVNAYRKQAQDYKLGISSRTRVVTRTFLQNVKVLAVGAATTAEGAVTKANSTYNNVTVEVTPSEAEMLIFAMGQSNGSLNLVLRNPADNIVEDLPSINWTRM is encoded by the coding sequence ATGAACTGGAAGCTCATCGCGGCTGTCATCGTCGGGCTCATCACCGGCGTTCTGCTCTACTTCTGGACCGAGAGCGTCAAGAACGAGCAGGTGGCCTATGCCTTCATGCGGCTCCAGCCCGACAGGAAGGTCACGCGAGGACAGGCGATCACGCCCGACATGCTCGCCGAACCGGTGATGCTGCCGGAAAGCTTCGGGGCGCTGGCCAAACTCGCGGTTCCCGCCGCCAGCGCCTATCAGGAATGGCTGAAGGACAGGACGGCTGCGAGCGATATTCCGGCCGGCTCCGTGTTGCTCTTTCAGTATTTCGACGATACCGACGGCGGACGCCTGACGACGATGATCGCGCCCGGCAAGCGGGCGCTGACCCTCCCTGTCAACGCGGCCGCGGCCGTCGGCCATTTCGTCGAGCCGGGCAGCTATGTCGACATCCTCGGCACGGTCGACGAACCGGTCGAGCCCGTGGCGCCGGCCGCCGCGACCCAGCCGGGAGCTCCCGGCCAGCCCGCTGCCTTGCCAGGTCAGCCTGCCGTGCCGGGCCAGGCGCCGCCCGCAGCCGGACAGCCGCAGGCTCCAGCCCAGCCGCAGTCGCCGGTCGAACAGATGCTGAAGAACTATCTCACCCAGTATCCCGGCGCCGACGAGAACGACGTCAACGCCTACCGCAAGCAGGCGCAGGATTATAAACTCGGCATCAGCTCGCGTACCCGCGTCGTCACCCGCACCTTCCTGCAAAATGTCAAGGTTCTGGCTGTCGGCGCGGCGACGACGGCGGAGGGTGCGGTCACCAAGGCGAACAGCACCTACAACAATGTGACCGTCGAAGTGACACCGTCGGAAGCTGAAATGCTGATTTTTGCCATGGGCCAGTCGAACGGCAGCCTGAACCTCGTGCTGCGCAATCCGGCCGACAATATCGTCGAGGACCTGCCGAGCATCAACTGGACGCGCATGTGA
- a CDS encoding conserved hypothetical protein (KEGG: ret:RHE_PE00153 hypothetical protein): MPGLPSTHTEPTGGLPGRGLLMRLHRDRRGLASIEFVLAAPVILLIVIFVIHANKISTKKVGTMLAMRNAAFAEANGLDCTSDFSNVFPIPALPALPGGDAMSCARTPSHEGDGDPQRTFVWDDVQNTLKSDGRDFGDMVGDLANEKPQLVTATADRVYKFRDSDDLDTIRSLRWKDAFTVDDSTLFASHNNDTTRRGYDPTLRREIRDVADDSGDLFDGVFPGAK; the protein is encoded by the coding sequence ATGCCTGGGCTGCCGTCAACACACACTGAGCCTACGGGCGGTCTTCCAGGCCGCGGGCTGCTGATGCGGCTGCACCGCGACAGGCGCGGTCTCGCCTCGATCGAATTCGTACTTGCCGCGCCAGTTATCCTGCTGATCGTGATTTTCGTCATCCACGCCAACAAGATTTCCACCAAGAAGGTGGGAACCATGCTTGCGATGCGCAACGCCGCCTTCGCCGAGGCGAATGGGCTGGACTGCACGTCGGATTTCTCGAACGTCTTCCCGATCCCGGCCTTGCCGGCACTGCCCGGGGGCGACGCCATGAGCTGCGCGCGCACGCCATCGCATGAAGGCGACGGCGACCCGCAACGCACCTTTGTCTGGGACGACGTGCAAAATACCTTGAAGAGCGACGGGCGCGATTTCGGCGACATGGTCGGCGACCTCGCCAATGAGAAGCCGCAGCTCGTCACCGCGACGGCCGACCGGGTCTACAAGTTCAGGGATTCCGACGATCTCGATACGATCAGAAGCCTCCGCTGGAAGGACGCGTTCACGGTGGACGATTCGACGCTGTTTGCCTCCCACAACAACGATACCACGCGCCGTGGCTACGATCCGACGCTGCGCCGGGAAATCCGCGATGTGGCCGACGATTCCGGCGATCTGTTCGACGGCGTCTTCCCGGGAGCGAAATAA
- a CDS encoding conserved hypothetical protein (KEGG: ret:RHE_PE00154 hypothetical protein), with the protein MTPTLIKRLHRDERGFLSPIILYMTIALALMIVWILNTGQMIYDKQRTQDTADAAALVHADWEARYLNIMAMNNVASSQATVVMATSVAFQLTTAELAVRSAAILAKLAEYSFTEGFGPASLLPPLPPMPYCPGWQKVPIVGGIIYGACLAFQGFRATEAGLAIGYTVKAQLDYDPLGLIVKSSDIIDAMNDLNDYLVESFPQRVGNEALHLVRLNKSDHVVFHPPCESCNNAGEGAGGNLPVDRDGINPASAYAEMCIAMTYGTQGQDPFLMRGEFANRGFPNGKGPLTAGGVDGSHIRDWVNHESGIDDALVNFYIFYEAFGPAYLSKVPFKAIVEQYAGDLSWLEEAALDVSFWLADEVFGIGVGITNPFQLPIDVPPRYSDAQTKDENDFTRKFDTIWDGVCSPAGAAISMAGALPVVSFPKPYWLKGRTPFNFTPFGGEQLDDYQTLAIVSRAPRARLQIRIFKDKTPSAYALAQSWVHNYTAFDLYTQDWLASLAPATLADDIGEVSNTIKQSPAADSFTGLTRVFDRGGANAWAAVNTH; encoded by the coding sequence ATGACACCGACCCTCATCAAGCGCCTGCATCGCGACGAACGCGGCTTCCTGTCACCGATCATCCTCTACATGACGATCGCGCTCGCGCTGATGATCGTCTGGATCCTGAATACGGGACAGATGATCTACGACAAGCAGCGCACGCAGGACACGGCCGATGCCGCCGCACTCGTCCATGCCGACTGGGAAGCCCGCTATCTCAACATCATGGCGATGAACAACGTCGCCTCCTCGCAGGCAACCGTCGTCATGGCGACCTCGGTCGCCTTCCAGCTGACGACGGCGGAACTGGCCGTGCGCTCGGCCGCCATTCTGGCGAAACTCGCCGAATATTCGTTCACCGAAGGCTTCGGGCCGGCGTCGCTCCTGCCGCCGCTTCCGCCAATGCCCTATTGCCCCGGCTGGCAGAAGGTGCCGATCGTCGGTGGCATCATCTACGGCGCTTGCCTGGCTTTCCAGGGGTTCCGGGCGACGGAAGCCGGCCTGGCGATTGGATATACGGTAAAAGCACAGCTCGATTATGATCCCTTGGGCCTCATCGTGAAGTCCAGCGACATTATCGACGCCATGAACGACCTCAACGACTATCTCGTCGAAAGCTTCCCGCAACGCGTCGGCAACGAGGCCCTGCATTTGGTGCGCCTGAACAAGTCGGACCACGTCGTCTTCCATCCGCCCTGCGAGTCCTGCAACAACGCCGGAGAGGGTGCGGGCGGTAACCTGCCGGTCGATCGCGACGGCATCAATCCCGCCTCTGCCTATGCTGAAATGTGCATTGCCATGACCTATGGCACCCAAGGGCAGGACCCGTTCCTCATGCGCGGCGAGTTCGCCAACCGCGGCTTCCCCAACGGCAAGGGTCCGTTGACCGCAGGCGGCGTCGATGGCAGCCATATTCGCGACTGGGTGAACCACGAAAGCGGCATCGACGATGCGCTGGTGAACTTCTACATCTTCTATGAAGCCTTCGGCCCGGCTTACCTAAGCAAGGTACCGTTCAAGGCGATCGTCGAGCAATATGCCGGTGATCTGAGCTGGCTGGAAGAAGCAGCGCTCGACGTCAGCTTCTGGCTCGCGGACGAGGTCTTCGGCATCGGCGTCGGCATCACCAACCCCTTCCAACTGCCGATCGACGTACCGCCGCGTTATTCCGACGCGCAGACAAAGGACGAGAACGATTTCACCCGCAAGTTCGACACGATCTGGGATGGGGTCTGCAGCCCGGCGGGTGCTGCGATTTCGATGGCAGGCGCACTGCCTGTCGTTTCCTTCCCGAAGCCTTACTGGCTGAAGGGACGCACACCTTTCAACTTCACGCCTTTCGGCGGCGAGCAACTCGACGACTACCAGACGCTGGCGATCGTTTCGCGCGCCCCGCGCGCCAGGCTGCAGATCCGCATCTTCAAGGACAAGACACCGTCGGCCTATGCGCTCGCGCAGAGCTGGGTCCACAATTACACGGCCTTCGACCTCTACACACAGGACTGGCTGGCATCGCTTGCGCCCGCCACGCTAGCCGACGATATCGGCGAGGTTTCGAACACCATCAAGCAGAGCCCGGCGGCCGACAGTTTTACCGGTCTGACCCGCGTCTTCGACCGAGGAGGAGCCAATGCCTGGGCTGCCGTCAACACACACTGA
- a CDS encoding FHA domain containing protein (PFAM: Forkhead-associated protein~SMART: Forkhead-associated protein~KEGG: ret:RHE_PE00147 hypothetical protein), producing MAFFSFFRGNKPSLLQTGPGGQSRSHVLDRPEMSIGRAGNADIVVDDPFLAPIHARIERQSDGGFIIRRMGLNPIMLRGEALLQTASLKAGDSFRLGKDVEFQFVVKAAAKEAPKKEASKAGDDKPKKSLLKQPAFLAGMGVAYLAIVGIIGYVILSDSGSAEGGPTAERINAEAGRIPTCIKNARRMRQVSEASFNGAVGGRVGRDGDATYAALSLAAEPSDDAALAKAAEPIVEAYKRTALAALASENRGNKTLALTLYQQTYDLVPDVNCSAARFALQRRAAVKPPARR from the coding sequence ATGGCCTTTTTTTCCTTCTTTCGCGGAAACAAACCAAGCCTTCTGCAGACCGGTCCCGGTGGCCAGAGCCGCAGCCATGTGCTCGACCGGCCGGAAATGTCGATCGGCAGGGCTGGTAATGCCGATATCGTCGTCGACGATCCGTTCCTTGCGCCGATCCATGCGCGCATCGAGCGGCAGAGCGACGGCGGCTTCATCATTCGCCGCATGGGGCTGAACCCGATCATGCTGCGCGGCGAAGCCCTGCTGCAGACGGCCTCGCTGAAAGCCGGCGACAGCTTCCGCCTCGGCAAGGACGTCGAATTCCAGTTCGTCGTCAAGGCCGCCGCCAAGGAGGCGCCGAAGAAGGAGGCTTCCAAGGCAGGTGACGACAAGCCGAAAAAGTCGCTCCTCAAGCAGCCGGCCTTCCTCGCCGGCATGGGTGTCGCCTATCTCGCCATCGTCGGCATCATCGGTTACGTAATCCTCTCCGACAGCGGCAGCGCGGAGGGTGGCCCAACGGCAGAACGCATCAATGCGGAAGCCGGCCGCATTCCGACATGCATCAAGAATGCCCGACGCATGCGCCAGGTTTCGGAGGCGAGCTTCAACGGGGCAGTCGGCGGCCGTGTCGGCAGGGATGGCGACGCAACCTATGCCGCCCTTTCGCTTGCCGCCGAACCGTCTGATGACGCCGCGCTGGCGAAGGCCGCCGAGCCGATCGTCGAGGCCTACAAGCGCACGGCACTCGCAGCCCTTGCCTCGGAAAACCGCGGCAACAAAACGCTGGCGCTGACCCTCTACCAACAGACCTACGATCTCGTTCCCGATGTCAACTGCTCGGCAGCGCGCTTCGCGCTGCAGCGGCGGGCCGCGGTGAAGCCTCCGGCGCGCCGTTGA
- a CDS encoding conserved hypothetical protein (KEGG: ret:RHE_PE00155 hypothetical protein): MRAELERPIFDGAFWSSILHSRTFWVPQDHGALLGTFAIAMLLLASMLLLPRLSARRRRISELHGDTSGSTTMMDFVLVTPVFVFFMFVVFQFTILAKNHLFTHYAAYAAARSARVYFCPALPITLRSLIDVKTCDDDAAAGKADLAARLALIPAAPYDQLKCVGACQPPEDALKNLADASGLSKNWRAMRNQARYMFDPQNVTVTVDRAPMALYAAINRSPHVPVTAKVEARFLLLEYAGWVFARGQRKDGRYYTISTAEVNLL, encoded by the coding sequence ATGCGCGCTGAACTCGAACGCCCCATCTTCGACGGTGCCTTCTGGAGTTCGATCCTGCACTCGCGGACCTTCTGGGTCCCTCAGGATCACGGCGCGCTCCTCGGTACCTTTGCGATCGCCATGCTGCTGCTTGCCTCTATGCTGCTGCTGCCGCGGCTTTCCGCCCGCCGGCGCCGGATATCGGAGTTGCACGGCGATACCTCCGGCAGCACGACAATGATGGATTTCGTGTTGGTGACACCGGTCTTCGTCTTCTTCATGTTCGTGGTCTTCCAGTTCACCATCCTGGCAAAAAACCACCTCTTCACCCACTATGCTGCCTATGCGGCGGCCCGCAGCGCCCGCGTCTATTTCTGCCCGGCCCTGCCGATCACGCTGCGAAGCCTAATCGACGTCAAGACCTGCGATGACGACGCTGCTGCCGGCAAAGCCGATCTTGCCGCCCGCCTGGCGCTGATCCCGGCCGCACCCTACGACCAGCTGAAATGCGTCGGCGCCTGCCAGCCGCCGGAAGATGCGCTGAAAAACCTTGCAGATGCCTCCGGGCTTTCGAAGAACTGGCGCGCGATGCGCAACCAGGCCCGCTACATGTTCGACCCGCAAAACGTCACCGTGACCGTCGACCGCGCGCCGATGGCGCTCTATGCGGCCATCAACCGCTCGCCGCATGTGCCGGTCACCGCCAAGGTGGAAGCGCGCTTCCTGCTGCTCGAATATGCCGGCTGGGTCTTTGCCCGCGGCCAGAGGAAGGACGGCCGCTACTACACGATCTCGACGGCGGAGGTGAACCTGCTATGA
- a CDS encoding type II secretion system protein (PFAM: type II secretion system protein~KEGG: ret:RHE_PE00149 hypothetical protein~SNP /replace=T) translates to MNISILQIFTVALGAVTAGLLVWGAPVRWPAPLLRATERDIALASEAAQVFGRDAVPPYTMILAYGITAIVVFIVISLIFGPIFGIVIAIPVAIFLPKGMIRYFLQRRWLQIESQLPYAVDQIVSAVRTGKPLAIAVNAVADTGQMPASREFERIAREQKLGIGLVEALDRHGRNVPSLHFKMVDAALGLFARQGGDISEPLTEMSKSFKEIWKLDQKITTSSSQARMNFRVVNGGALFMMLMIFFGQPELIDKVFGNAIGIVIAIVGAILYATGFFWMRSMMKVSV, encoded by the coding sequence ATGAATATCAGCATTCTGCAGATTTTTACGGTCGCCCTCGGCGCTGTGACGGCGGGGCTGCTCGTCTGGGGCGCGCCGGTGCGCTGGCCGGCGCCGCTGCTGCGCGCCACCGAACGCGACATTGCGCTGGCCAGCGAGGCGGCGCAGGTCTTCGGGCGCGATGCCGTTCCACCCTATACGATGATCCTTGCCTACGGCATCACGGCGATCGTCGTCTTCATCGTGATTTCGCTGATCTTCGGGCCGATCTTCGGCATCGTCATCGCCATCCCGGTCGCCATCTTCCTCCCCAAGGGCATGATCCGTTATTTTCTGCAGCGTCGCTGGCTGCAGATCGAATCGCAGCTTCCCTATGCCGTCGACCAGATCGTCTCGGCGGTGCGCACCGGCAAGCCGCTCGCCATCGCCGTCAATGCGGTGGCCGATACCGGCCAGATGCCGGCCTCGCGCGAGTTCGAGCGCATCGCCCGCGAACAGAAGCTCGGCATCGGCCTGGTCGAGGCGCTCGACCGCCACGGCCGCAACGTGCCGAGCCTGCACTTCAAGATGGTCGATGCAGCCCTCGGTCTCTTTGCCCGCCAGGGCGGTGACATCTCCGAGCCGCTGACCGAAATGTCGAAATCCTTCAAGGAAATCTGGAAGCTCGATCAGAAGATCACGACCTCGTCGTCGCAGGCGCGCATGAACTTTCGCGTCGTCAATGGCGGCGCGCTGTTCATGATGCTGATGATCTTCTTCGGCCAGCCGGAACTGATCGACAAGGTGTTCGGCAACGCCATCGGCATCGTCATCGCGATCGTCGGCGCCATTCTCTACGCGACCGGTTTCTTCTGGATGCGCTCGATGATGAAGGTGTCGGTCTGA
- a CDS encoding putative addiction module antidote protein, CopG/Arc/MetJ family (TIGRFAM: addiction module antidote protein, CC2985 family~PFAM: protein of unknown function UPF0156~KEGG: atc:AGR_C_1484 hypothetical protein), with amino-acid sequence MANVEKISVSVTPQHADLLRDAVGSGAYASASEVIREAMRDWSAKWQQRSGDIEKLREMWAEGKASGTASPVDFDETLAEARQELKAARGHGG; translated from the coding sequence ATGGCCAATGTTGAGAAGATCAGCGTCTCAGTGACGCCGCAACATGCCGACTTGCTGCGTGACGCTGTTGGAAGCGGTGCCTACGCCAGCGCCAGCGAGGTCATCCGCGAAGCGATGCGCGATTGGTCCGCCAAATGGCAGCAACGCAGCGGCGATATCGAAAAGCTGCGCGAAATGTGGGCCGAGGGCAAGGCGAGCGGAACTGCCTCGCCAGTCGATTTCGATGAGACGCTTGCGGAAGCGCGGCAGGAACTGAAGGCTGCCCGCGGACATGGCGGTTAA
- a CDS encoding type II secretion system protein E (PFAM: type II secretion system protein E~KEGG: ret:RHE_PE00150 putative type II secretion system protein), with product MLLKISYEDGSGREVIPLSANETYFVGESSTLTLPAGAGVVRLRGSHVSSPQFVLRKSGQGWSVQHHGRNPTRVDDQPLRAGTPVAVSAGMSIWVPNVTIELVEPAAAAEVVTQFPDQERVLALQMEIHERLLKDTQYDRLVKSADFGREDTRNRIRERLDMFIKEALDAAQQDLVILVIKNAVYRWLAKRIARTGRRDASSNAASLSREEQDNRRLFDVGKALISALQLKLNFESTRADFAQLDTRFSAAFQSRQALFNAGDRYEIAHMHLRSSIEELMYRWGTISELMDLDVISEIMVTRYDEIYVEKFGLLERYPFAFANERQLMKVIERIAVDSNRSINESEAMADFRMPDGSRVNAVIPPLAVKGACLTIRKFGGKSRLDISKLVTAGALSEPMRAFLEAAVRSRKNIVVSGGTGSGKTTLLNSLSQFIPVGERVVAVEDTSELQLDGIHVVYLQSRPKTAESETSVTIRDLVRNALRMRPDRIIVGECRGAEAIDMLQAMNTGHAGSMTTAHANTPQDMMTRLEVMVLQGQSSLPVMAIRQQIVAAVELVVQLNRLANGRRAVTEISEVIGIDPDTGLIIVEPIFNLVGRAGGQAVHAFTGYLPSFVAELVEFNDDGEIEKLDMFV from the coding sequence ATGCTGTTGAAGATTTCCTATGAGGACGGCAGCGGTCGAGAGGTCATCCCGCTCTCGGCGAACGAAACCTATTTCGTCGGCGAGAGCAGCACGCTGACGCTGCCCGCCGGCGCGGGGGTCGTGCGGTTGCGTGGCAGCCACGTCTCTTCGCCGCAATTCGTGCTGCGGAAGTCCGGCCAGGGATGGTCGGTGCAGCATCACGGACGCAACCCGACGCGGGTCGACGATCAGCCGCTTCGGGCCGGCACCCCGGTTGCAGTCTCGGCCGGCATGTCGATCTGGGTGCCGAATGTCACGATCGAGCTCGTCGAGCCGGCCGCGGCCGCCGAGGTGGTGACGCAATTTCCCGATCAGGAACGCGTGCTCGCCCTGCAGATGGAAATCCACGAACGTCTGCTGAAGGACACGCAATATGACCGGCTCGTCAAATCCGCCGATTTCGGCCGCGAGGACACGCGAAACCGCATCCGCGAACGCCTCGACATGTTCATCAAGGAGGCGCTCGACGCAGCACAGCAGGATCTCGTCATCCTTGTCATCAAGAACGCCGTCTATCGGTGGCTGGCCAAACGCATTGCCCGAACGGGGCGGCGCGACGCATCGTCGAATGCCGCAAGCCTGTCGCGCGAGGAGCAGGACAATCGCCGCCTCTTCGACGTCGGCAAGGCGCTGATTTCGGCGCTGCAGCTCAAGCTCAACTTCGAATCCACCCGCGCGGACTTTGCCCAGCTCGACACCCGTTTCAGCGCAGCTTTCCAGTCCAGGCAAGCGCTTTTTAACGCCGGTGACCGCTATGAGATCGCCCATATGCACCTGCGCTCCAGCATCGAGGAGCTGATGTATCGCTGGGGAACGATCTCCGAGCTGATGGATCTCGACGTGATCTCGGAAATCATGGTGACGCGCTACGACGAGATCTACGTCGAAAAATTCGGCCTGCTGGAGCGCTATCCCTTCGCCTTCGCCAATGAGCGGCAGCTGATGAAGGTGATCGAGCGCATCGCCGTCGATTCCAACCGCTCGATCAACGAGAGCGAGGCGATGGCCGACTTCCGCATGCCGGATGGCTCTCGCGTCAACGCCGTCATTCCGCCGCTGGCGGTCAAGGGCGCCTGCCTCACCATCCGCAAGTTCGGCGGCAAGTCGCGGCTCGATATCAGCAAACTGGTGACCGCCGGCGCGCTCAGCGAGCCGATGCGCGCCTTCCTCGAGGCGGCCGTCCGCTCCCGCAAGAACATCGTCGTCTCAGGCGGCACCGGCTCCGGCAAGACGACGCTCTTGAACAGCCTGTCGCAGTTCATTCCGGTGGGCGAGCGCGTCGTTGCCGTCGAAGACACGTCGGAACTGCAGCTCGACGGCATTCATGTCGTCTATCTTCAATCGCGGCCGAAGACGGCGGAGTCGGAGACCAGCGTCACCATCCGCGACCTCGTGCGCAACGCGCTGCGCATGCGTCCCGACCGCATCATCGTCGGCGAGTGCCGCGGCGCCGAGGCGATCGACATGCTGCAGGCGATGAACACCGGCCATGCCGGCTCGATGACGACGGCGCATGCCAATACGCCGCAGGACATGATGACCCGCCTGGAGGTGATGGTGCTGCAGGGGCAGAGCTCGCTGCCTGTCATGGCGATCCGCCAGCAGATCGTTGCCGCGGTCGAACTTGTCGTGCAGCTGAACCGCCTGGCAAACGGTCGGCGCGCCGTCACCGAAATATCGGAGGTGATCGGTATCGATCCGGATACCGGCCTCATCATCGTCGAGCCGATCTTCAATCTCGTCGGCCGTGCCGGCGGCCAGGCCGTGCATGCCTTCACCGGCTACCTGCCGAGCTTCGTCGCCGAGCTCGTCGAGTTCAACGACGACGGCGAGATCGAAAAACTGGACATGTTCGTCTAG
- a CDS encoding type II secretion system protein (PFAM: type II secretion system protein~KEGG: ret:RHE_PE00148 putative pilus assembly protein), translating to MSQIPLAPIAIVFAGITAALFVWWIGDMLGSIQVVRRSAGGDGPPPNIVDSIGMRTPVEFVLTHFETLLADYGAQLEQKLIYGGRPFGGVTGREYIALLVVLSLFGFVVLGLLFGIASGSVIGGLVAGLILGLIPAIYFWVVADDKAQDRKERISREFPYFLDLVVMTQQAQATLPESLRLYAEAAPGTVMSEEIEQTLKDVALGTGMIEALQRLERRMTAEEVIRVIRAVIQGEVEGSNRVELLREHARDLRFRRWEKADRASEKLKAKIVMPAMMIVVSILLLVLAPAIVEMMSSGMF from the coding sequence ATGTCTCAGATACCCCTCGCCCCGATCGCCATCGTCTTTGCCGGGATCACCGCTGCGCTGTTCGTCTGGTGGATAGGCGATATGCTCGGCAGCATTCAGGTGGTGCGCCGGTCCGCAGGCGGCGATGGTCCGCCGCCGAATATCGTCGATAGCATCGGCATGCGCACGCCGGTCGAATTCGTGCTGACGCATTTCGAGACCCTCCTGGCTGATTACGGCGCGCAGCTGGAGCAGAAATTGATCTATGGCGGCCGGCCCTTCGGCGGCGTCACGGGGCGGGAATATATCGCGCTTCTCGTGGTCTTAAGTCTTTTCGGTTTCGTCGTGCTCGGCCTGCTGTTCGGTATTGCCAGCGGCAGCGTGATCGGCGGGCTCGTGGCCGGGCTGATCCTTGGCCTGATCCCCGCGATCTATTTCTGGGTCGTCGCCGACGACAAGGCGCAGGACCGCAAGGAACGCATTTCGCGCGAATTTCCCTATTTCCTCGATCTGGTCGTCATGACGCAGCAGGCGCAGGCGACGCTGCCGGAAAGCCTGAGGCTTTATGCCGAAGCCGCACCCGGCACTGTCATGAGCGAGGAGATCGAACAGACGCTGAAGGACGTGGCGCTCGGCACCGGCATGATCGAGGCGTTGCAACGTCTGGAGCGCCGCATGACCGCCGAGGAGGTCATCCGCGTCATCCGCGCCGTCATTCAGGGCGAAGTCGAGGGCAGCAACCGCGTCGAGCTGTTGCGCGAACATGCGCGCGACCTACGCTTCCGGCGCTGGGAAAAGGCCGACAGGGCCAGTGAAAAGCTGAAGGCCAAGATCGTCATGCCGGCGATGATGATCGTCGTGTCGATCCTGCTTCTGGTACTGGCGCCTGCAATTGTCGAGATGATGTCGAGTGGGATGTTCTGA